The proteins below come from a single Mycolicibacterium sp. TY81 genomic window:
- a CDS encoding alpha/beta fold hydrolase: MMARTVLAAVAVVVVAWVLEGAAVIAGAAVGLPASAAIAVGVAAVIGTAWVGTRLVGVLGRRGTTIIALSLATLAASGLYLMPRPLPSRVADGLHLRDGAVMPVRIHERPGDLPPLVAVHGGPGVPFSQAEETAILRAVPDRTVIFYDQIGAGDASRLERPTGYSTARAVADLSELLDEFRLARVVLLGYSAGSGVIETFASEQPDRVEGLVLLSPGSLPVLGRAAPIPQPQARLSTTQTLRLYASALTPRNLFMYLLTLTDPDTAHVFGDDPEMDARFATLNDLAAGGLTCSGEPPPSPSSTPGHYLHEQLQREPGTGLTPDALRRLQSIPVLLLRGVCDYIPRSEAEYTAAHLSRTRIVDIAGAGHALLTEQPDTVQRELGDFLDGLTRGGEGH, translated from the coding sequence ATGATGGCCAGAACCGTGCTCGCCGCAGTAGCGGTGGTTGTGGTCGCGTGGGTTCTGGAAGGCGCGGCTGTGATCGCCGGCGCAGCGGTCGGGTTGCCGGCATCGGCAGCGATCGCCGTAGGGGTGGCGGCCGTGATCGGTACCGCCTGGGTCGGCACCCGGCTCGTCGGCGTCTTGGGCCGGCGCGGTACGACGATCATCGCGCTCAGCCTGGCAACACTGGCCGCCAGCGGCCTGTATCTGATGCCGAGGCCGCTGCCGTCTCGGGTCGCCGACGGGCTCCACCTGCGAGATGGTGCGGTGATGCCGGTGCGGATTCATGAGCGACCCGGCGACCTGCCACCGCTGGTGGCCGTGCACGGCGGCCCCGGGGTGCCGTTCAGCCAGGCCGAAGAAACCGCGATACTCCGCGCCGTGCCGGACCGCACCGTCATCTTCTACGACCAGATCGGCGCGGGTGACGCGTCGCGTCTCGAACGCCCCACCGGGTACTCGACCGCCCGCGCGGTGGCCGACCTCTCCGAGTTGCTCGATGAGTTCCGCCTGGCACGGGTCGTGCTGCTCGGGTACTCCGCCGGCTCCGGTGTGATCGAGACGTTCGCCTCCGAGCAACCCGACCGGGTCGAGGGGCTGGTGTTGCTGTCACCCGGTTCGTTGCCAGTTCTGGGCCGCGCGGCGCCGATCCCGCAGCCACAGGCGCGTCTGTCAACCACGCAAACCCTGCGCCTGTACGCCAGCGCGCTCACGCCACGAAACTTGTTCATGTACCTGCTGACGCTCACCGATCCCGACACCGCACACGTATTCGGCGACGACCCCGAGATGGACGCGCGCTTCGCGACACTCAATGACCTCGCCGCCGGCGGACTCACCTGTTCCGGCGAACCGCCGCCGTCCCCTTCTTCCACACCCGGCCACTACCTGCACGAGCAATTGCAACGCGAGCCCGGCACCGGGCTCACCCCTGACGCGTTGCGACGTCTGCAGTCGATACCGGTCTTGCTGTTGCGTGGCGTCTGCGACTACATCCCGCGCAGCGAGGCCGAGTACACCGCAGCCCACCTGTCCCGCACGCGAATCGTCGACATCGCCGGCGCCGGCCACGCCCTGCTCACCGAACAGCCTGACACGGTGCAGCGCGAACTCGGCGACTTCCTCGACGGGCTGACGCGCGGCGGCGAGGGTCACTAG
- a CDS encoding helix-turn-helix transcriptional regulator — MVEDQLLDRAYAALADPTRRRLLETLRQGDARITDLAAPLPMTFAGVSRHIGVLESAGLVQRDVRGRERWVSLRPEGLTMAQQWINEQSNFWSVRADALADRLRRKGNGQ, encoded by the coding sequence ATGGTTGAAGATCAGCTGCTGGACCGCGCCTACGCCGCCCTGGCAGATCCGACGCGCCGCCGGCTATTGGAGACGCTGCGGCAAGGCGATGCGCGCATCACCGACCTGGCCGCCCCGCTGCCGATGACGTTCGCCGGCGTCTCCCGGCATATCGGCGTGCTGGAATCGGCGGGCCTGGTACAACGCGATGTCCGCGGCCGCGAACGCTGGGTGTCCCTGCGCCCCGAGGGATTGACCATGGCGCAGCAGTGGATCAACGAACAATCCAACTTCTGGTCGGTGCGGGCGGATGCCCTCGCAGACCGCTTGCGACGCAAAGGAAATGGTCAATGA
- a CDS encoding SRPBCC domain-containing protein, translating into MTEPVTVRVQRVMPAVPDVVFGEWLDVESLMDWMCPRPSRCVAITVEPHVGGKLRFDVDHDATGTIVLIIGHFLEIDRPRLLRFTWSNSNWPDPTMASVVNVTFEPHGEGETLMKIEHSLLPSHEYDNFHNGWARTAEQLESVLTRR; encoded by the coding sequence ATGACAGAACCCGTCACCGTGCGCGTGCAGCGCGTCATGCCGGCAGTCCCCGACGTGGTGTTCGGCGAGTGGCTCGATGTCGAGTCGTTGATGGACTGGATGTGCCCACGCCCGTCCCGGTGCGTCGCCATCACCGTCGAACCCCATGTCGGCGGCAAGCTGCGGTTCGACGTCGACCACGACGCCACCGGCACCATCGTCCTGATCATCGGCCACTTCCTGGAGATCGACCGTCCGCGACTGCTTCGTTTCACGTGGAGCAATTCGAACTGGCCCGACCCGACGATGGCCAGCGTCGTCAACGTCACCTTCGAACCCCACGGCGAGGGCGAGACGCTGATGAAGATCGAGCACTCTCTGTTGCCCTCGCACGAGTACGACAACTTCCACAACGGCTGGGCGCGCACCGCCGAACAGTTGGAGTCGGTACTCACCCGTCGCTGA
- a CDS encoding BglII/BstYI family type II restriction endonuclease, with translation MDLTDSYTRVLPPHIRDRYEFIETRNAAAILAATNPQRFDELLTALHEFQLRTDDLVQPGGQETELAARLNTAFRNKGWREARVDTRIRLELRKMPHKPAGEMHPTLEDTEVFNEGYKVDNFVDRLALDVEWNAKDGNLDRDLSAYRALYDAALIDVAVIITRTQTDLRTLGYRLGIEAGMDDERARRILATTTTTNTEKLRPRMQRGDSGGCPLLAVAICARTWADHAPVRDDRQPADDIGLWEA, from the coding sequence GTGGATCTGACGGACTCGTACACCCGCGTGCTGCCGCCGCACATCCGCGACCGGTACGAGTTCATCGAAACCCGCAACGCCGCCGCGATCCTCGCCGCCACCAACCCGCAGCGGTTCGACGAGCTCCTCACCGCCCTGCACGAATTCCAGCTCCGTACCGACGATCTCGTCCAGCCCGGCGGCCAGGAGACCGAACTCGCCGCCCGCCTCAACACCGCCTTCCGCAACAAGGGCTGGCGTGAGGCACGCGTGGACACCCGAATCCGCTTGGAACTGCGCAAGATGCCGCACAAGCCGGCGGGCGAGATGCACCCCACGCTGGAAGACACCGAGGTCTTCAACGAGGGCTACAAGGTCGACAACTTCGTCGACCGGCTGGCCCTCGATGTGGAGTGGAATGCCAAGGACGGCAACCTCGATCGCGACCTGAGCGCGTACCGGGCGCTGTATGACGCGGCGCTGATCGACGTCGCCGTCATCATCACCCGCACGCAGACCGACCTGCGCACGCTCGGCTACCGCCTGGGCATCGAGGCCGGCATGGACGACGAGCGCGCCCGCCGCATCCTGGCCACCACGACCACCACCAACACCGAGAAGCTGCGGCCCCGCATGCAGCGCGGCGACAGCGGCGGCTGCCCGCTGCTGGCCGTCGCGATCTGCGCCCGCACCTGGGCCGACCACGCCCCGGTTCGAGACGACCGGCAACCCGCAGACGACATCGGCCTCTGGGAAGCCTGA